CCGCTGTCTCTGTGTCGGCCCGTTGGTCGACATACTGCTGTGCGATGTCACTGACACCGCCCGTGGCTGTTCCTCTGTCCGCGCCGCCGTCGACGTGCCTGTTGACGTATGCGTCGTGGCCGAGCTGGTCATATCGCTCTCGCTCGGCCTCGTCCGTGAGCACGTTTTTCGCCTGCGTGAGGCGTTTGAACCGTTCTCCCGCGTCGGGGTCGTCACTCACGTCCGGGTGATGTGCCTTCGTCTGCTCCCGGTAGGCGCGGACTATCGTCTCTTCGGTGGCATCTGGGTCAACGCCCAGAATACCGTAGAACGTCGCTTCCATACACACCCCTGTGTGTTTATCAAGTGGAACTAGACGTATAATAAAATATCCACTCCCTCAGTTCGCGATATCGCCCGTCTGTTGCCGAGTCGCCGGACTGAAACTGCGTGGCCACCACCGTCCCTGTATGGACGACGATACAGAGAACTGGGCGACGCAGTTGCAAGCGAACCGGGACGAGAAAGACCGCTTCTTCGCGGAACATCGCCAATCTCCGATTCCGCCGGAGGACCGCGACGACTTCGACGGGCTCAGCTATTTCGAGCCGGACCCCGAGTATCGGGTCGAGGCAACGGTTACTGTTCACGAGACGCCGGGATCGGTCGATCTGGAGACGAGCGACGACCGAACGGTTCGCTATCTCCACGTCGCGACGCTGTCGTTCGACCTCGACGGCGAGTCCCGCGAACTGCGCGCGTTCCGACAGGCCGCCGACGAGTCGCGGACGCTCTTTGTCCCGTTCCGGGACAAGACGACCGGCCAGCAGAGCTACGACGGCGGCCGGTACATGGAACTGGAGCCCGACCGCGACCTGAGCGACGGCGACGAAATCACGCTGGATTTCAACCTCGCGTACTCGCCGTTCTGTGCCTACAGCGACACCTTCTCCTGCCCGCTCCCGCCGGAGTCAAACTGGCTCGAAACCGCGGTGACGGCCGGGGAACGAACCGATTGAGTCGTAGTTACCGGCAGTTACGATACCAACACCAAACGAATTGTTTACACATCGCCACGACCAAGATAGCGTATGGCAACTGATACCCGGGAAGATCCAGTCTTTCATATGGCGGTGAAGGCCTTCCAGTACGGGTTTACGCTTTTTTCGGCGCTCTCGCTTGGGGGGCTAGGACTCCTGTTCGGCTCGCTACTGCTGCTCACGATCGCTTTTTCGCTATCACTCGTCGCAGGAGTCCAGATAACACAAGTACAGACGCTGGTCCTTGGGCTGATAACGGTTCAGGGAATCGGCTGCCCGGTTATCGCCTTCACGTACATCAAGCTCAGGCCGGTGATCAGATCGAAACTCCGCGAACTCATCTCGTATCCGCCAGACACTGAAACGTTCACTATCGGTGCTTCTGTGCCGAGTTTCCGCGAGGCCGGCATCGTTGTTCTGGGCTACGCCAGCGCGATGTGTGGGCTCGTGGTAGTGGCCGTCATCATTACCACGCTCGTCTCGATGTTCGGGATCGAAACGGCAACGAATCAGGCGGCGGAGATCGGGATGGAGAACCCCGATGTTCTCCTCCTGTTGATTCCCGCCTCGTTCCTCCTCATCGGCCCCGGCGAGGAACTGCTGTTCCGCGGCGTCGTTCAGGGCCGTATCCGGGACTACTTCGGCCCTATTTCAGGCGTCACCATCGCAAGCGTCATTTTCGCCAGCATTCACTACCCCGCCCTCAGCGGCGGGTCGGTCACAGGGAAACTTGTCGGGGTGTGTGCCCTCCTTATTCCGTCGCTCATCCTCGGCGCGACCTACGAGTACACGGATAACATCGTCGTCCCGTCACTCATCCACGGCGCGTACAACGCCACGCTGTTTACTGGCCTGTACGTCACCGTGAAGTTCAGTGGTGAACTCTCGTCTGCGGCGGGCACCCTCACTCTGGGGTAACGCCGTTCCCGATCCAGATTTTGCACACAATCCTCGCCTCAGTCTGGAAGTCTTTCACCGACTGCCCATCCCTATCTCGTGGTCGGACCCGAGGCCCCCGCCGACTCGTCCGGCACTAGCCATTCAGGAACGACCCGCGTGAGGACGACCATCCCGGACAGTTCGACGAGCGTCTGCGTGACGACGACGGCCGGCGCGAGCCCATACCCGGACGGCAAGGCGAGCGCCAGCGGGAGCATCACGAGCGAGTTCCGCGTGACGGATGTGAACACGAGCGCCCGGCTCGTGCCGGGTTCCATCCCGAGGAGCCCGGCGACAGCCCGCCCGAGCACCGGCATGATGAGGAGGAACGCCACGTACACCGGCACGACCGCAGCGATCTGATCGATGGAGTCCCGCACACGCGGGAGTTGCGAAGCGATAACGACGAACAGCGTCGCACCCATCATCGGCACTGGGAGCCACCCCATCGCCTGCTGACACTGCTCACCCCGCCGTGACCGGTCCGCCCAGAGTTCGGTCCCCCACGCTAGCGTCAGCGGCAAGGCGATGATGACGACGAACGCTTCGATGAACGGCCCGGCCTCGATGAACTCGGCGACCCGCCCCATGAACAGCCAGAGATACAACGGGAGCAAGAGCAACTGGACGAGCATCAGTGCCGGCGTCGCGGCCGTGATCTGTTCGGCGTCGCCGTCGGCGAGTTCGGTGAACGTAATGACGTAGTCGATACACGGCGTCAGAAGCACCATGAACACGCCGACGAGAATCGCTGGCTCCCGTGGCAGGAACCGCGTGAGCCCGAACACCACCCCCGGAACGATCAGGAAATTCATCCCCAGCGCGGCCAGCATGAACTGCCTGTTCCGGAACGCCTGTCGGATGCGGACGAACGGAATCTCCAAGAACGTGACGTACAGCAACACCGCCAACACAGGATTGATGAGTGCCTCCAGCGTGGTCCCTGCACTCGGCCGTCCAAGGCCGACTCCGACCGCAAGGAGGACGGCGACAGCGTACAGGCTGACCTGATTGTACTGAACCCACTCCTTAGAGAGTCTGTTCATTCCATTACGGTGTGTACACGGCTGTTCAAACGGCGGCCGATTGCTTCCGCCCCGACCAGTACCAACGACGAGCGATCACGCGCCATCTGTATACAGTCTCCGTGTGATGCAACGTACTTAGCTGTCGCTCACAGAAGTCGAAATATCGCCCGGAACACTAACGTCCGGCATCATCCTCGGCGGTGTGCCACGTCAGCCGGCAAACCCTCGTGCCGGGCGGGTCGTCGAATGACGACCAGATGCGGTGTGAACCGCGGTCATGTCGCGTGCCCGGGTTCTCCGGATCGTCATCGTCCCGGTGACGGGCCTCAGCCGGGGATTGAAGGCACGCATCCGTAGTTCGCCGGTCGCACACCTAAGGGTGACGTTCAGATGGCGTAGTCGTCCTCACGCAGTTGGACGTACTTGCCGTTGCGGTAGGAGAACTTCCCCCACTTGTAAGAGAGAACCATCTTGATGCCGTTGAAGCCGCCACGGAGCGCCGCATCGGCCTTGATTCCTCGGGCGTCCATCAGGTCGTTGGCGGTGGTGAAAGCCCGGTCCCAGTCGCTGGGTCCCCAGTCCCGAACCATGTCCGCGAAGGTGACGTTCCGGAGAATTTCGTCGCCGATGGCGTCGTGCCAAGCGTCGTTGTACCGTTCGAGTCGGTCGGTCGCGGCGAGGCGACCGGCGATGCGCCCGGTGCGAACGGCGACATGGTCGC
The Haloarcula sp. CBA1129 genome window above contains:
- a CDS encoding DUF1684 domain-containing protein codes for the protein MDDDTENWATQLQANRDEKDRFFAEHRQSPIPPEDRDDFDGLSYFEPDPEYRVEATVTVHETPGSVDLETSDDRTVRYLHVATLSFDLDGESRELRAFRQAADESRTLFVPFRDKTTGQQSYDGGRYMELEPDRDLSDGDEITLDFNLAYSPFCAYSDTFSCPLPPESNWLETAVTAGERTD
- a CDS encoding CPBP family intramembrane glutamic endopeptidase; this encodes MATDTREDPVFHMAVKAFQYGFTLFSALSLGGLGLLFGSLLLLTIAFSLSLVAGVQITQVQTLVLGLITVQGIGCPVIAFTYIKLRPVIRSKLRELISYPPDTETFTIGASVPSFREAGIVVLGYASAMCGLVVVAVIITTLVSMFGIETATNQAAEIGMENPDVLLLLIPASFLLIGPGEELLFRGVVQGRIRDYFGPISGVTIASVIFASIHYPALSGGSVTGKLVGVCALLIPSLILGATYEYTDNIVVPSLIHGAYNATLFTGLYVTVKFSGELSSAAGTLTLG
- a CDS encoding arsenic resistance protein translates to MNRLSKEWVQYNQVSLYAVAVLLAVGVGLGRPSAGTTLEALINPVLAVLLYVTFLEIPFVRIRQAFRNRQFMLAALGMNFLIVPGVVFGLTRFLPREPAILVGVFMVLLTPCIDYVITFTELADGDAEQITAATPALMLVQLLLLPLYLWLFMGRVAEFIEAGPFIEAFVVIIALPLTLAWGTELWADRSRRGEQCQQAMGWLPVPMMGATLFVVIASQLPRVRDSIDQIAAVVPVYVAFLLIMPVLGRAVAGLLGMEPGTSRALVFTSVTRNSLVMLPLALALPSGYGLAPAVVVTQTLVELSGMVVLTRVVPEWLVPDESAGASGPTTR